The segment TCTGTCCCATCCCTGGGGCGTGAACACCCCGGCTTTCGCCGGGTACGACGGCCCGGTGGTCAAGTGGATCAAGCGCCCCGCCTTCGACCGGGTGGGTGGGCAGAAGATCGAGACCACCTTGCACGTGGGGACCCACCTGGATGCGCCCATCCACTTCATCACAGGGGGCAAGGACATCGCCAGCCTTCCCCTGGACCGCCTTTTCGGCCCGGGGGTGGTGGTCGACATCAGCGACGAGGTAGGCGACTACGACATTTACACTCCCGAGCACATCACCCGCAAGGTGGAGGTCCGCAAGGGCGACATCCTGATCATCCACACCGGTTACCACCACTACTACAACCACGGCGACCGGCCCGACGAGGAGCGGTACTTCTGCAAGCACCCCGGCCCGACCCGGGAGTTTGCCGAGTGGGCCCTGTCCATGGAGCTGCGCTGGATCGGCATCGACGCCGGTTCCGCCGACCACCCGATGAACACCGTGATCCGCAAGCTGCGCCCCGACCTGGCCCGGGAGGCGGAGCGGAAACTGGGCCGGCCGCTGGACGAGATCTTCCCCGACCACGAGTTCCAGCTGATGCACAACTTCCTGTTCCCCCACGACCTGGTCCACGTGGAGAACGTGGGCGGGGACATCGACCGGGTGCTGAACCAGCGGGTCTGGATCGGCTGTTTCCCCTGGAAGTTCGAGGGCGGGGAGGCGGCCTTCTGCCGGGTGGTGGCCTTCGTCCAGAAGCAAGGGGCGTAGGACCCGGCGGCCTCCGGCCGGCGGGCGGGGCGACGGAGGGGCAGGGCCGATGAAGGGGCTTGGCGGGAGAAGGGGCGTGGCAGGTGTGAAGGGCAGGCAGGCCGCGGAAGCCGGACCCGTCTCCGGTACGGACGAGGGCAGGGAATCGCGGCAGCCGGGGGCTGACGGGGGGACCGGATGCGGGGCCGGTGGGCCCCTCTGGGTGGTGGCCCTGGGCGGCAACGCCATCCTGCGGCATGGACAGCGGGGCACCTACGAAGAACAGGCAGCCAACCTGGCGGCCACCGCCGGGCAGCTGGCCACGCTGATCGCCCGGGGGGACCGCCTGGTCATCACCCATGGCAACGGCCCCCAGGTAGGCAACCTGCTGATCCAGCAGGAAGAGGCCGCGTCCCGCGTCCCGCCCCTGCCCCTGCATGCCTGTGGCGCCATGACCCAGGGACTGCTGGGGTTCATGCTCCAGCAAGCGCTGGAGCGGGCCCTGGCGCGGCGGGGCATCCGGCGGCCCACGGCGGTGCTGGTGACCCGGGCCCTGGTGCATCGGGACGACCCGGCCTTTGCCCGTCCGGACAAGCCCATCGGTCCCTTCTACCCCGAGGACGTGGCGCGGGCCCTGGCCCGCGAGCGGGGCTGGGTGGTGGCGGAAGACGCCGGCCGGGGCTGGCGGCGCCGCGTGCCGTCGCCTGATCCCGTGGCCGTGGCCGAGGTGGCGGTGGTGGCCCAGCTGGTGGCGGCCGGTGTCACCGTGGTGGCCGCCGGCGGTGGCGGGGTGCCCGTGGCGGGCGACGAGCCGGTGGACGCCGTGGTCGACAAGGACCTGGCCGCGGCGCGGCTGGCGGTGGCGCTGGATGCGACGGGCCTGTTCGTCCTGACGGACGTGGAGCACGTCGCCCTTGATTGGGGCACCCCCCGGGCCCGGCCGCTCCAGCGGGTCACCGCTTCCGAGCTGGCTGCCTTCCGCGACGCAGGCCACTTTGCGGCGGGTAGCATGGGGCCCAAGGTGGAGGCGGTGCTCCGCTTCGTCGAGGCCACGGGCCGCCGGGCGGCCATCGGCCCGTTGGAGCGGGCGATGGACGTGGTGGACGGGCGGGCCGGCACCCAGGTGGTGCCGGCCACGGCGGCCACCGTGGCCTGAGGCGCGGGGCCGGTGGCGCGACGGCCGCCCGTCCCTGCAGGCGAAAGCTCACGGCGGTGGCAGGGCGGTGCTTTGGGGTAGGGCGGGGGCTTACCCGGCCGTCCGGCCGAGAGCCTCCTCGGCAAAGTGGCAGGCCACCCAGTGGCCGGGCCGGACGGCCCGCCAGGCCGGTTCTTCCAGCCGGCAACGCTCCCGGGCCAGCGGGCAGCGCGTGTGGAAGCGGCAGCCGCTGGGGGGCCTGGCCGGGCTGGGGACGTCGCCCTGCAGGACGATCCGCTCCCGCCGCCGCTCGGGATCGGGCTCGGGGATGGCCGACAGCAGGGCCTGGGTGTAGGGATGGGCCGGCCAGGCATACAGCTCGTCGGCGCCGGCCAGTTCCACCAGGCGCCCCAGGTACATCACGCCCACCCGGTCGCTGACGTGGCGCACCACGTTGAGGTCGTGGGCGATGAACAGATAGGTCAGCCCCAGCTCCCGCTGCAGTTCCATGAGCAGGTTGAGGATCTGGGACTGGATCGACACGTCCAGGGCGCTGACGGGCTCGTCGCACACGACCAGGCGCGGGTTGAGGGCCAGGGCCCGGGCGATGCCCAGCCGCTGGCGCTGGCCGCCCGAGAACTCGTGGGGCAGCCTGCGGGCGTCCTGCGGCGACAGGCCTACCCGTTCCAGGAGCTCGGCCACCCGCCGCTGGCGCTCGGCCCGGGGCACCCCGTGGACCACCAGGGGCTCGGCCACGATCTGCCCCGCCGTCATCCGCGGGTCCAGGGAGCCGAAGGGGTCCTGGAAGATGATCTGCATCTCCCGGCGCAAGCGGCGCAGGGACGCCGGTGGCACGCGGGTCAGGTCCTGGCCGCGGTAGACGATCTGCCCGGCCGTCGGTTCCTGCAGCCGCAGGATGGTCCGGCCCAGAGTGGTCTTGCCGCAACCGCTCTCGCCGACCAGTCCCAGGGTCTCCCCCTGGCGGAGGGTGAAGGAGACGCCGTCCACCGCCCGGATGAAGCCCTCGACCCGTCCGAAGAGCCCCCGCCGGATCGGATAGTACTTTTTCAGGTCGCGCACCTCGAGGAGCGGTTCGCCGCCGGCTAAGCCTTGCAAGCGTTGTTCCTGGGGCGCGCTGGCCAGCGCTGCGTTCACCGGGCCGTCACCTCCCGAGCCTCTTCGACATGAACCCAGCACCGCGCGCCGTGGCCGTCCCCCAGCTCCACCCAGGGCGCCGGTTGCTCCCGGCACACGCCGCGGGCTTCAGGGCAGCGCGGTGCGAAGGGGCAGCCCGGAGGCCTCCGGGACGGGTGGGGCACCACCCCTTCGATGGCCGGCAGGGGGGCCTTCCGCGGCGTATCCCGGCGGGGGATGGAGCGGAAAAGACCGGCGGTGTAGGGGTGCCCCGGGCGGCGGAAGATGGCCTGCACGGGACCTTGCTCGACCACCTCGCCGGCGTACATCACCACCACCCGATCGGCCATCTCGGCCACCACGCCCAGGTCGTGGGTGATGAACAGGATGCTGGTCCCCAGCCGGGCCTGCAGGTCCCGGAGCAGGTCCAGGATCTGGGCCTGGATGGTCACATCCAGGGCCGTGGTGGGTTCGTCGGCGATGATGAGCTGCGGCCGGCACGCGATGGCCATGGCGATCATCACCCGCTGCCGCAGCCCGCCCGAGAGCTCGTGGGGGAACTGGTCCAGGCGCCGCTCGGGATCGGTGATCCCCACCTGGCGAAACGCTTCCAGCGCCAGCTCCCGGGCTTCCTTCCGGCTGCAGCGCCGGTGGGTGCGGATGGCCTCCGCCACCTGCTCCCCGCAGGTGTACACGGGGTTGAGGCTGGTCATGGGTTCCTGGAAGATCATGGCGATGCGATTGCCCCGGATCTGGCGCATGGCCCGCTCGGAAGCCCGGGCCAGGTCCTGGCCCTCGAAGAGGATCCGGCCGCGCCGGATCTGCGCCTGCGGCTCGGGCAGGAGCCGCATGATGGACAGGGCCATCACGCTCTTGCCGCACCCGCTCTCACCCACCAGGGCCACCGTTTCCCCGGGGTTGACATCGAAGGTCACGCCACGCACCGCATCAAAGGGCCCGTCCTCGGTCCGGAAGCGGACCCAGAGATCGTCCACCGCCAGCACCGGGGCGGTGGAACCGGCCCGCCGTTCCGCCGCCATCTCCCGGCCGGCCTCCCCCCGGCGCCCGGCCTCGCCTCCGGAGGCCGGTGTGTCCCGGCCCGGCCGGTCCGGTGGCGCCCCGCCCGGCGGCGGGGTGTGAGCCGCCTGCATCCTCATGCCGCCGCACCTCCTCCCGGTGCAGGTTCGTTCCGTCAGAAGCCCAGCGCCACGCCGCCGTCCCGCGGGTCCGCCGCGCCCTCGTAGACGCCGCCCTCCAGCACCCGGATCAGCATGGCCGAGCCGCCGGCCGCCCAGGGGCCGATCCCGCGCAGGACGTGGCCGCGCTGCAGCAGCTCCGCCGCCGTCTCGGCCGGGAAGCGGGACTCCAGGCGCAGCTCAAGGGGCGCCTTGAGGTTGATGGGATCGGTCCCGGGGAAGCTGGTCCAGCGGGGTGCCGCCACCGCCTGGTAGGCGTTGAGCCCGAAGTCCAGCACGTTGACCAGCACCTGGAGGTTCCACTGGGGCTGGCCGTCCCCGCCGGGGGTGTTGCCCACCAGGACCAGCTCGCCGTCGCCCGAAGGCCGCCCTGCATCGTGCCGGGAGCTGCCGGCACCCTGCTCCGGGGCGGCGGGCTGCGGGTGACCGCCCTCCGGGCCTTCCGGATCGTGGGATTGCGGCCGGGTCACCAGGTAGGTGTTCAGGGTGTGCATGGTCCGCTTGCCGGGTGCGAGGCCGTTGGGGTGCTCCTCGCTGAGGACGAAGCCGCGCCCGGCCCGGTTGTTCATCAGAAAGCCGGTGCCCGGCACCATCACGCCCGCACCCCAGAGGGCGGAGATGCTGTGGATGAAGGAAACGGCGTTCCCCTCCCCGTCGACGGCGACGAAGGACGTGGTGTCCCCGTCCAGGTCGCCCCCCGAGGGGGCGTTGTTGGCCCGCCGGAGGTCGAGATCCTGGCGGCGCCGGGCTGCGTAGGCCTTGCTGATCAGCTTCTCCACCGGCGCCTTCACGAAGCGGGGGTCGCCCAGGTAGGCGTTGCGGTCCGCAAAGGCCAGCTTCTTGATCTCGACCAGCAGGTGCACCACGTCGGGATCGGTGGGCGACCCGCCGGACAGGTCGAAGCCTTCCGCCAGGTTCAGCATTTCCAGGAGGATCAGGCCCTGGGACGGCGGTGCCGTTTCGAAGACCCGGTATCCCCGGTAGGTGGTGACCAGGGGCCGGTAGACCTCCACCTCGAAGGCCGCCATGTCCTCCGCGGTCAGCAGGCCGCCGGCGGCGCGGGACGCTTCGCCGATGCGGCGGGCCAGGGTTCCCTTGTAGAAGCCCTCGGCCCCTTCGGCCAGCACCTGCTCGAAGCTGCGGGCCAGGTCGGGGTTCTTCAGGATGGTACCCGGCCGGGGGCGGGAACCGGCGGCGAGGAACACGGCGGCTGCGGCGGGATCCTGCGCCAGCTTGTCCGCCCCGGCGGCGATGTTGGCTGCCAGCCGGGCGTCGATGGGGAATCCTTCCCGGGCGTAGCGGATGGCGGGCGCCCAGACCTCTTCCAGGGGCAGCGAGCCGTACCGGGCGTGCATCTCCAGGTAGACGCCCACCGCACCGGGAACGGCCACCGACCACCAGCCTTCGAAGGGCATCTCGGTGTAGCCGGCGGCCCGGTACCGTTCCACGCTGGCGGCCAATGGAGCGGGGCCGCTCCCGTTGAAGGCCGTCACGGTGCGGGTGCGCGCGTCGTACACCAGGGCGAAGGCGTCACCGCCCAGCCCGCACATCTCGGGCATGGTCACGCTGGTGACGGCGGCCATGGCCAGGGCGGCGTCCACGGCATTGCCGCCCCGCAGCAGCATCTCCAGCCCGGCGGCGGTGGCCAGGGGCTGGCCGGACGCCACCATGCCGCGGGTCGCCCACACGGGCCGGCCGGGATCCGATGTGAGGGCGGGATCGATCACGGGAGCTCACCTCACCGAGCCTGTTTTTTTGTGGAAGGCTTTTGCGGCGCAGGCGCCGCTAGATCCGGAACACGGCCCCGGCGACCAGGGCCAGGGCCACCACCAGGGCCGGGTTGACGCCGGCGAAGAGCAGCACGGTGCTGGCGACGCCGACCACCCATGTGGCCACACCCGGGAAGGAGCGGGTGCCCAGGTCCCATGCCACCTGCAACATCAGGGCCACCGCCACCGGCTTGACCGCATTGAGGGCTCCCGCCACGGCGGGAGAGTGGCGGTAGGCCTGGAAGACGCCGACCAGGGCGATCATGGCGATGGCCGTAGGGGCCACTGCCGCCGTGACGGCCACGAGAAGCCCCAGCAGCCCGGCGACCTTGAAACCGATGAAGGCGGCCAGCTTGGTGGCGATGGGGCCCGGCAGGGCGTTGCCCAGGGCCAGGGTCTCGGCGAAGCCCGCTTCATCCAGCCAGTGGTAGCGATCGACCACCTGCTCCTTGATGAACGGCACCACGCCCGGCCCGCCGCCGAATCCCAGAAGGCCGCTCTGCCCGAAGGCGACGGCCAGTTGCCATAATCGCTCCCACGACACCGGGGTCCCTCCTCCTGCCATCCGTTGCGTGCGATCTTCCCGGCGCGGCCGGGCGGGCGTACCGCCCGGCGTGCCTCAAGGGCGCCGGCGCCTCAGGGGCGGGCCGCCCACAAGGTACGGGCACACCGTCTCAGGACCGAAGGCGCGGATCCAGCAGGTCGCGCAGCCCGTCGCCCAGCAGGTTGAACGCCAGCACCGTGACGAAGATGGCCAGGCCGGGCCAGTACGCCATCCACGGCGCCACGTGCAGGTATCCCTGGGCGGTCCTCAGGTCGTAGCCCCAGCTGGGATCGGGCGGCTGCGTACCCAGGCCGAGGTAGCTCAGGCTGGCCTCGCTGATCACGGCGGCGGCCAGGCTCAAGGTGGCCTGGACCAGCACCGGGCTCAGGATGTTCGGCAGGATGTGGCGCCCGATCTGCCACAGGTGGCCGGCGCCCACCGCCCTCCCCGCTTCCACGTATTCCAGTTCCCGCACGGCCAGCACCTGC is part of the Thermaerobacter subterraneus DSM 13965 genome and harbors:
- a CDS encoding cyclase family protein; the protein is MNQPIVPVDLRHVELIDLSHPWGVNTPAFAGYDGPVVKWIKRPAFDRVGGQKIETTLHVGTHLDAPIHFITGGKDIASLPLDRLFGPGVVVDISDEVGDYDIYTPEHITRKVEVRKGDILIIHTGYHHYYNHGDRPDEERYFCKHPGPTREFAEWALSMELRWIGIDAGSADHPMNTVIRKLRPDLAREAERKLGRPLDEIFPDHEFQLMHNFLFPHDLVHVENVGGDIDRVLNQRVWIGCFPWKFEGGEAAFCRVVAFVQKQGA
- the arcC gene encoding carbamate kinase, translating into MAGVKGRQAAEAGPVSGTDEGRESRQPGADGGTGCGAGGPLWVVALGGNAILRHGQRGTYEEQAANLAATAGQLATLIARGDRLVITHGNGPQVGNLLIQQEEAASRVPPLPLHACGAMTQGLLGFMLQQALERALARRGIRRPTAVLVTRALVHRDDPAFARPDKPIGPFYPEDVARALARERGWVVAEDAGRGWRRRVPSPDPVAVAEVAVVAQLVAAGVTVVAAGGGGVPVAGDEPVDAVVDKDLAAARLAVALDATGLFVLTDVEHVALDWGTPRARPLQRVTASELAAFRDAGHFAAGSMGPKVEAVLRFVEATGRRAAIGPLERAMDVVDGRAGTQVVPATAATVA
- a CDS encoding ABC transporter ATP-binding protein, whose product is MNAALASAPQEQRLQGLAGGEPLLEVRDLKKYYPIRRGLFGRVEGFIRAVDGVSFTLRQGETLGLVGESGCGKTTLGRTILRLQEPTAGQIVYRGQDLTRVPPASLRRLRREMQIIFQDPFGSLDPRMTAGQIVAEPLVVHGVPRAERQRRVAELLERVGLSPQDARRLPHEFSGGQRQRLGIARALALNPRLVVCDEPVSALDVSIQSQILNLLMELQRELGLTYLFIAHDLNVVRHVSDRVGVMYLGRLVELAGADELYAWPAHPYTQALLSAIPEPDPERRRERIVLQGDVPSPARPPSGCRFHTRCPLARERCRLEEPAWRAVRPGHWVACHFAEEALGRTAG
- a CDS encoding ABC transporter ATP-binding protein codes for the protein MRMQAAHTPPPGGAPPDRPGRDTPASGGEAGRRGEAGREMAAERRAGSTAPVLAVDDLWVRFRTEDGPFDAVRGVTFDVNPGETVALVGESGCGKSVMALSIMRLLPEPQAQIRRGRILFEGQDLARASERAMRQIRGNRIAMIFQEPMTSLNPVYTCGEQVAEAIRTHRRCSRKEARELALEAFRQVGITDPERRLDQFPHELSGGLRQRVMIAMAIACRPQLIIADEPTTALDVTIQAQILDLLRDLQARLGTSILFITHDLGVVAEMADRVVVMYAGEVVEQGPVQAIFRRPGHPYTAGLFRSIPRRDTPRKAPLPAIEGVVPHPSRRPPGCPFAPRCPEARGVCREQPAPWVELGDGHGARCWVHVEEAREVTAR
- a CDS encoding gamma-glutamyltransferase family protein; translation: MIDPALTSDPGRPVWATRGMVASGQPLATAAGLEMLLRGGNAVDAALAMAAVTSVTMPEMCGLGGDAFALVYDARTRTVTAFNGSGPAPLAASVERYRAAGYTEMPFEGWWSVAVPGAVGVYLEMHARYGSLPLEEVWAPAIRYAREGFPIDARLAANIAAGADKLAQDPAAAAVFLAAGSRPRPGTILKNPDLARSFEQVLAEGAEGFYKGTLARRIGEASRAAGGLLTAEDMAAFEVEVYRPLVTTYRGYRVFETAPPSQGLILLEMLNLAEGFDLSGGSPTDPDVVHLLVEIKKLAFADRNAYLGDPRFVKAPVEKLISKAYAARRRQDLDLRRANNAPSGGDLDGDTTSFVAVDGEGNAVSFIHSISALWGAGVMVPGTGFLMNNRAGRGFVLSEEHPNGLAPGKRTMHTLNTYLVTRPQSHDPEGPEGGHPQPAAPEQGAGSSRHDAGRPSGDGELVLVGNTPGGDGQPQWNLQVLVNVLDFGLNAYQAVAAPRWTSFPGTDPINLKAPLELRLESRFPAETAAELLQRGHVLRGIGPWAAGGSAMLIRVLEGGVYEGAADPRDGGVALGF
- a CDS encoding chromate transporter produces the protein MSWERLWQLAVAFGQSGLLGFGGGPGVVPFIKEQVVDRYHWLDEAGFAETLALGNALPGPIATKLAAFIGFKVAGLLGLLVAVTAAVAPTAIAMIALVGVFQAYRHSPAVAGALNAVKPVAVALMLQVAWDLGTRSFPGVATWVVGVASTVLLFAGVNPALVVALALVAGAVFRI